Genomic segment of Sulfurovum sp. UBA12169:
CTCATAAGCCAACCTTTAGTTTAGTTTTGCTAGGGTTTTGAAAAATGCCCTATAAGTGGGGTCGATTATACTAAACTAACAATTAAAGTTTAATTATAAAATAAAAATTTGGATTTTATTTTGGATTTTTCCAATGTTCTTTAATTTTATTTTGACTATAATGTATTTAAAAAAACAAATAGCTCATCTATCCGATGGGCTGGCGGTAATGGTGTTTAAATTCTCCATAAATGGAAAAAAGGAAGCGCGATAAAAGGATTTGTACTCAGTCTTCGAAAAGTTAAAAATGAAGATTCTGTTGCCATCATACTTAGCGACAAAGAGATAAAAACGTATTATCGTTTTTTTGGTGCAAGACACTCTATTTTACAGTTGGGCAATTTGGTTGACTTTGAAACAGAAGGAGAAGGAAGTTATTTTCTTCCGCGTTTAAGAAATCTTTCACAAATCAATTTTCCTTGGCTCTTTGACAAAAATAAACTTTTGCTTTGGCACAACTTCATCAAATGTTTTGAACCTCATCTTAAAGAGACCGAAGAGATAGAGACGTTTTATTACGAGCTGCTTCTTAATGCGGCCAAAAAATGGCATAAGCAAAATCCAAAACGTATTGTATGCGAAAGTTATTTGGCACTATTGGCCCACGAAGGAAGGCTGCATGATGAAGAGATTTGTTACATCTGCGAACACCCCATAAAGGAACACATAGCGCTTATGCGTGCTTTTATTCCGGCACATCCCGAATGTCTTTATAGCGCTTCTCTACCCAAAGAAAAAATACGTACTTTTTTAAAAACAAAAAAAACTATACATTTGGAAGATGATGAAGTGGCGTATCTTTATGATATCGTCATGAAAGGATTTTAATCTATTGATTTTAGGGCAAAACTATCATTTTTTGCTAAAAAAATGTTTACCGTTTTGTTTTGTGTGCAAGATAAAATTTTTCTATCTTTGTTCGTGCCCATGGTGTTTTACGAAAAAACTTCAAACAGGAGCTGATGTTTGGATTGTTTTTGAAACAGTTAACATTCAGTTTTTCAGCCAAACCGTCCCATCCGTATGCACTTTGCAATTCAACGATGATCTTTTCTAGCGTAATGCCGTGAAGCGGATTGTTTGGCTGTTCTTTTATCACAATTTTCTCTTTTTTCTGTTTTGATTCAAAGCAATCTTTTGCAATAAAAATCACTTTGAATTGTAGGCGTTTATGCTTTTTTTAGAAACTTGGAAAGCAAAAAGATTTTTGTACCGTTGACGCGACCCTCTATCATCGTATTGTCATCGCAAAGATGAATATTTTTGACCGTTGTACCCTGTTTTGCCGTAAAACCCGCACCCTTTACAGGCAAATCTTTAATGATGGTTACCGTGTCGCCCTCCGCCAATATCGTTCCATTGCTGTCTTGCGTGGGTTCGCTGCTAGATACTTCATTCATGCCGGCCTGCGCCCATTCTTGCACCTCAGGCTCGAGATAAAGCATATCAAGCTGATCTTGTGCGCCCAGTTTTGCAAGCAGCCTATATGCCATCACCTGCACGGCAGGCTCCGCACTCCACATGCTGTCTGACAAACAATGCCAATGATTCGCATCCTGTGTCGGATCCTCGATAGAAGCGCTGCATGTACTGCAAATTACAATAGCTTCATCTTTGGGCGCCACTTCATAGGCCATCAAATTTTCCTGCGAACCGCAAAGTTCACACTTGCCACCGCTTCTTTGCATTAATGCTTTATCTATATTCATAAATTATCCTTTAGTCGTCTTGAAGCGTATTTTACTCTTTTTCTTATAAATTATAGAAAAAGCTCTCTATTTGACCGCCATCATACGGGCAAGCAATCCTGCGGTAGTGGTGTATCCCACTTCGGTAAATTGCAATTTGCCTTTACTGTCATAGATAAAAGTAGTAGGAAAGACTTCCACATTGAATGCTGCTTTCCATTTTCCTTCGTTGTCATTGATCACTTTAAAGTTTAAATCTTTTTCGTTCATGTATTGTTTGATCTGTTCGTCACTTCCCGAATTGACTGCAATGCTTAGCACCCGGTATTTTTTTGAAACGGCTTGGATATTGGAGGCTTCAAGTTTGCATGTCGGACACCATGTACCCCAAAAATGCACAATCAGGGGTTTTTTTAGCACATCATCTTGATTCAATATACTTCCATCAATCAGTCTGCTTTGCATATTGGGCAATCTGTCGCTTGGAAGTGATGGTTTACGCAAAAAACTGATCACATTGCCCGCTACAAAAACGACCGACATTACTATGATTGCTTCTTTGAGTATTTTTTTGATGTTCCAAGATCCCATGATTTTATCCTTCTAGACTCTTCAATAATATTGTATTTTTTATCAATCTGCCCCAAGATGATACAAAAATAATTCCGGATTCAATTTATTTAGGCAGGAAGCGGCACTTGTTTTAAAATGATATCTATGATATCGTCATTGCTATTGTCATCAAAACTGCTATTGCCGCTTTTGATAAGCCGATGGCGAAAAACATCATGAATGACCGCTTGTACATCCTCTACCGTCGTGTAATCCCGTCCCCTCATCCAGGCAATAACGCGGGTACACTGATCTAGCGCCAAAGAAGCCCTGGGGCTTACACCCACATCTATCATGATATCAAGCTGTTTGCTGTATCTCAGCGGATACCGTGTGGCAAATACCAACTCAACAATATAGCGTTCAATATCATCACTCATTTTCACCTTTTCTATCTCATCGCGCGCAGCAAATATCATCTCTTGCGGGATTTTCTCTTTGTTTGCTTCTAGCAATTTATTTGCATTTTTTCTTTCGTGTGCTTGCTGTATGATTTTAAACTCTGATTCCATATCGACATACGAGATATTCACATGCATCAAAAAACGATCTTTTTGTGCTTCCGGAAGTCTGTATGTTCCTTCTTCTTCAAGAGGATTCTGCGTTGCCATCACAATAAAAAGCTTAGGAAGTTTGTAGGTTTTTCCTGCAACCGTCACCTGTCTTTCTTCCATGGCTTCGAGCATTGCTGATTGCACTTTGGCGGGAGCACGGTTTATCTCATCGGCCAAAATAATATTGCCAAAAATTGGACCCGGCTCAAAACGAAACTTATGCGCCCCGTTCTCTTCATACATATTTTCAACCCCAATAATATCCGAAGGAACCAAATCCGGTGTAAATTGAATCCTGGAAAATTTTGAATCTATAATTTCTGCCATGGTGCGCACTGTTTTTGTTTTAGCAAGTCCGGGCAAGCCCTCTACTAAAATATTGCCATCTGCGAGTAATCCTATAATAAATCTCTCGACTATACGCTCTTGACCAATGATCGCTTCGTTCATCTTTTGTTGTAAAATTTCAATAGACTGTCGGGCTGTCATGCTTATCTCTCATTCATTTGTTTTATTGTACCGCACAGTAATATAGCAGATTAATATATTATTTTTACCTTCAATCATATGGTCAAGACGATACAGTGTCAGGCATTTCCAAAAAAGATGCAAAAAAATTCATTCGCTGCCTTAAAAATCTAACCCGTCCCAAAACTCATCAAAATCAAGATTGGTCATCATGGTTTCATCATCGTTGTTTTTCTCAAGCAGTTTTTTTCGTTCACGCTCAAAATACTGATCCAATGCCTCCTCAAGAAGCGTGTTGATATCTTTGCCAAGAAGTGAAGAGAAGGTTTGCAAATTTTCTACTGTACTGTGTTTAAATTCAATATTTATATGTTTTTCCATGGGGGTATTGTACACTAAGCCGTCTATTTTTTTCTTTTTTATGCGATAAGGAGGAGGTTTTGATATACTGCTATCATAAAAACAGGGAATAAAGGAGCAGATCATGACACCGGAAAAACTCATCCGGGCAGCGCGTAAAATTGTTGGACAATTTGAACTGAGCCATGCTGATTTTTCTGCCGGAAAAGTAGGAGCAGCACTTTTAAGCGCAAAAGGAAATATTTATACCGGAATCAACATTGAACTAGCATGCGGTATCGGATTTTGCGCAGAACATTCAGCAATTGCTGAAATGTTAAAAAACAGAGAAACCCAAATCGACATGATCGTTGCAACAAATAACAAATCTATCATTCCTCCATGCGGACGATGCAGGGAACTTATGTTTCAAGTTAATCGCAGCAACATGAATACAAAAATATATCTCACCGGTGACCGCTATATGACCCTTGCTGAATTATTGCCCAATCCCTGGGAGCCAAGCCTGTGACACTTTGGGTTGAGAGCTTTTCGACCGCTCACTTTCCAAACAAATAGATCAAATCAGGATAAATTACAATAATCAGCAAAGCCAAGAGTTGCAGTAAAATAAACGGCACGACTCCCCTGTAGATAGTTCCCGTACCAATCTTATCTCCGGCCGCCCCCTTGAGATAAAACAGTGCAAACCCAAAGGGAGGGGTAAGAAAAGAGGATTGCAGGTTCATCGCGACAAGAACAGCAAACCATACAGGATCAATCCCAAACGATGCAACGATGGGCACCAAAATCGGTACAACCACAAATGCAATCTCTATAAAGTCAATAAAAAAACCTAAAATAAAAATGGCTGCCATCGCGATAAGGATAAACATCCATTTGCTTCCCAAATCTTGTGAAAAAAACTCCAGTGCCATATCGCCGCCGCCAAGCTCATTGAATACCAGCGAAAAAGCCGTCGCACCGATGAGTATCATGAAGATCATCGCTGTGAGTTTAACTGTCTCTATGCTTGCATAACGAAGCAATGCATACGAAAAAGTTTTCTTGCCCGCAGACAGCGCCACTGCTCCAAGCACACCGATTGCCGCCGATTCAGTCGCCGAAGCAATCCCCGTGAAAATGGAGCCCAACACTACGCCTATGAGCAACAAGGGGGAGACAATCTCTCTTGCTGCTGTTTTAAGCACTGCGCGATAAGGTTCATCCAATACAATAGCCGGAGCGATATCTTTGTTCAGCCATGAAACAATGACAATATAAAGCACATAAAGTACAATGAGCAGCATTCCGGGCACTACGGCCGCACGAAAAAGATCGCCTACACTCAGATGCATCTGATCTCCAAGCACAATAAGCACAACAGAGGGCGGAATCAGCTGCCCCAATGTTCCGCTGGCTGCAATAGTACCTGCAGCCAAGGAAGGCGAATAGCCGTGTTTGAGCATCAAAGGCAGTGCGATGAGGCTCATCATCACCACTGAAGCCCCTACGATTCCAGTACTTGCTGCGAGTATCGCCCCTACAATTACCACTGAAATAGCCAATCCTCCACGTAAATTTCTAAAAAGTTTTCCCAACGAAAACATCAAACCTTCCGCCATCTTTGACTTTTCAAGTATCAGCCCCATAAAAACAAACAAAGGTACAGCCATCAGTGTAGCATTATCCATAATGCCATACGTACGATAAGGAAGCATCTGGAAAGTTTGAAGCGATACCTCGTCACTAATAAGTGCAAAAAAAAGTGCCGAACCTGCAAAGACAAATGCCACCTGAAATCCCGCCATCAGAAGCACAAAACTCAAAGCAAACATCAAAAATACAGGATCTAAAAGAAATGCTACTCTATTGAACCATAATGCATATACTGCTGTGCCCAAAAATACCGCCACTCCAAGCGCCAGCCACAAAAAAGTTTTATTTTCGACCTTGTGATACGCTTTGAGCACTTCGCTGACCGCCTGGATAAGCAATAAAATAAATGCCACAATCAGCATACTCTTGATCAGATACCGATGCGTCAATCCCCCCGGATCAGAAGAGACTTCACGCTGAATATAGCTCTGGTAGGTCATATCCAAAGCATCATTCAAAAAAAATAAAGAAAAAGGTATCAGCAAAAGAAGCATAGAGAGTATCTGCACGATCGCCTTAGTCTGCACAGAATATCTCTCAAAAAAGATATCCACTCTCACATGTTTGTCATGTTTAAGCGCATAACTAAGCCCCAGCAAAAAAATAATATCAAACAGATGCCACTCCAACTCCTGCAGGGCAACAGAACCTGCCGAAAAAAGATACCTTGCTGCGGCATCATAGGCCACAAGGAGCGAAAGCATAACAACGAGCACCGCAGCTATGTACCCTGAGTGTTTGGAGAGACGGTCCACGTAATACGAAAGATCTATTAATTTCATTTATTGCTATCTTTTCTACTCATTTTAGAAAGGAGATTGTTTTTGTTTATTTTACCCGCTCCCAACTTCATCATCCCGCACATGTGCTTATCGCCTCTCTCGTATCCAAACGTAATCAAATATATTTTTACCCCTCGTTACCGATAGTATTTATCTCAAAAAAACTATTTCCAGTACGTATCAAGTCTCACAAACCATCCCTTGCGCCAACGCTCTTCGCCCCGCGCAGGGGGCGAATTTCTGATGCGTCTATCAAGCATCGCTTTGGCGGCATCGGCAAAAGCTTTAAGCTTATAGGGTTCTTTTGGATCCATATGCTCAAGCACTTGCAAAAGCCCCCATCCTTCTCCTTTGTAGCGTTCACTTTCCAAGGTACCCTCGCCTTTAAAATTAGTATAATCCAAAAGCACATAAATCCCTCGCTCATTGACAGAACCGTCAGGGTGGCGCATCACCTCATCAAAACGTTTCCTGATAAGAGCTTTTTGCTTAGGATCATTTAAAGTTTCAAGCATTTGAGGTAAAGCCTCATTGAGTCGTTTTGCCATAAATCTTGCTTGATGGGATTGTGTCTCTTTCAGAAAAGCAAATAACTCCCTATATTGCTTGCTCTTGGTATTTTTGGCATGAAAAAATGATTCTTTATTGCCCCAAGGCAGAGGCGTTTTACTGTTAAGCCATGGGGGCATCTTCACACCCTTATGTTCCAGATACGCCAACACCATCGGAAAGACTTCACGGAAGCGCTCACTATGCCCTGCGCTAAACCAAATAAAATGTCCGATCCCTACAGAGGCAAAATCTTCTCCGTCATTCCAATGCACAAGATATTTATCCTGCCCGGCCCCTTCATTTTGCCATACTTTTTGCGCGATATATTCCGCTTGCCTATCTGTAAGTTTTACTTCTGAGGCCAAAGCTACAGCAAATCCAAACAATATCATCCCTGCCGCAATGCGCATCGGCCAGCCTTTCTTGCTATATTTCATATAAAACTCGGAGCATCATTGGCAAAAAGTATCAGATCACCCGGACGCGTCTGCTCTATCAGCATTGCTTCCATCTCGCTTTTGGCAGAAAGTTTTACCAGTTTATCTGCATCTACACAGGTTTTAAATATCCCATAATTGAGATCACCCGTCACCACCACCACATCAAATACTTCGTTGGCTTTTTGTGCCACTTGGATGTTCAGTGCATCATCCGCCTCAACAAGTCCCGGGGTAATAACCACCTTTCTTCCTTTATGAGTGCTTGCTAAATCGAATGACGCCATCATCCCGTCGATGTTGCCATTGAAGCTGTCATCAAGAATTATTTTACCTCCCGCATCGATGCGCTGCAATCTGTGATCGACCGATTTGAGTGTGCTTAATTTTTGCTGTATCTGCGCATCACTCAATCCAAATGCTTTGGCTACTTTCACTGCCGCCGCAAGATTCATCGCATTAAATGCACCCAAGATACCGGCCGTATAGCGTACACCCTCAAGCGTAAAACTCGTCCCCTCGAGGGTTGCTTCAATTTCCGTAATATCTGGACCAAAAGAGTGAATATTTTCTTGAGGTTCTACCCTCACACTTTCATGTATCCATGCCTCTTTGAGTCTGTTTGTCCGAAGAATTTCCATCTTGGTATTGCGGATATTTTCAAGTGTCTTGAAATACTCAATATGTGCAGGACCGATCTTGCCTACAACCACATAATGAGGATTGACAAAAGTGCTGATTTCTGCAATATCCCCCTCGCCTCTGGCACCCATCTCCACCACATACACTTCTGTATCTTCAGGAAGATCATCATTGATATCCTTCAGCACTCCCCCCAGAGTATTAACCGAACGAGGTGTTGCATAGGTTTTATACTTGGCTTTAAGAAGATGCTCTACATAATTTTTGATACTTGTTTTTCCGTAGCTTGCAGTAATACCCACTACTGTGAGGTTTTTCATCGATTCTATCTTCTTTTTTGCCTTCAGTTTAAACCCGCTGAAAAGCATTTTCTCAATGAACGATGAAACAAAGTATGCAATCAAAAGCGGGATAATAACTCCAAAATGATGAAACACTAAAACAATAAAAAAGGCCACAAAAAAGAGTACGGCAAAAAAGCGTTTAACTCTTCCGGTAAACACCAAAGGTTTGTCCAGCCCCCTATACCAACCATACAGCGCACCCAGATATATCGCAACGACAACAAAGGCATATGAAGTCGTATAGTGTATAAGCATGTAAATCGCAAACGGTATAAGAAAATAGACAAAATGCCACCATGTTTTTGTATGATGCAGCACCACACGTTCAAGCTTATAGCTATACCACTGGAGATTGGTGATCACATAATATCCCATTGCTGCGATGAACAGCGCATAGGCAAAAATATCAAGAAGTATCATAGGTGTGTTTCCTTGCATTGTGTTTCTATGGTCTGTGCGATAAAGGTACCGTGTTTTAAAAAAAAGAAATGGTCCCCCTCAAGCGGATAAAGCGAACTTTTGGGTATTAGGCTTTTTATTTTTTCGGCTGTCCATAACGGTGTTGCCGTATCTTTTTTGCCCCAAAAAAGAAGTGTTTTGCTTTGAGTTTTTGCAAAATTGGCTTCAAAATCTTCGTTCACCACGTTTTTAAAGGTTTCGTACATCTCGTGATTCATCCCTTTGGCATCATCACTGACAAATATTTGACGCAATTTTTGTATCCCTAGCGGCTTGAGCAATTTAAAGAGTGCGATTTTTATTCGCACGTTCCAGGGCTTTGGCACAAGCACCCCCGAAGAGGAAAGCAAAACCAAACAAGGAGAATCCAGCAGCACAGAAACCTTCCCGCCAAAAGAGTGACCCATAATAATCTTTGGAGAAACCCGCAACTCCATCAAAAAAAGCTTCACAATCTGTGCATAATCTTTGGTTGTCAATATAGAGTTGTTGGAGCTTTTGCCAAAACCGGGCATATCCAGATAGATATGTTTGTACATCTTGAGCGTTTGCCCAAATGCTTGCTTCATGATCTCTTTACTGCTTCCCCATCCATGAAGCACAAGAAAAACATCCTGCTCACTCGGATTTGCCAACTCATAAGAGAGTTGATAGCTATTGTTTTTGTAAATAATTTCTTTAGATGCCATAATATACCATTGTATTTTAATTTTTGTGATTTTATCTTTTAATTTTTAACGATTTAGCGCAGTTGTAAGCACTTGAAAATGCCCACTGAAAATTATATCCGCCAAGTCTTCCTGTCACATCAAGCACTTCCCCGATAAAATACAACCCGTCGCTTTTCAGGCTCATCATCGTATTTGCATCCACTTCATCGGTACATACACCGCCTCTGGTCACCTCGGCCTTGCTGTATCCAAATGTGCCTGCCGGTGCAAAACTGTAATGACTCAAGGTCTCCAACCGTTTTAATTCATCCAGACTGAGTTTGGAGCCCATTTTATCTTCGATTCCCAATTGTATCAAAAATGCCTTGGCAACCCGTTTAGGAAAAGGAAAAATAGAAGTGAGCTGCTTTTTGCTTGAGCGTACAGTGCTCCAGGAAAATCCGGGTAAAAAGTCTATAGTGATATTTCCTTTTTCCCAATACAAAGAAGCATCCAAAATCGCCGGACCACTGATGCCTTTATGGGCGAAAAGAAGCGGCCCCCTGCAAAGCTGATCTGCCACCTTGATCTCCACCTCTACCGAAGTACCGCTGAGTTCTTTGAAAAAAAACTGTTCTTTTTGTACAGTAAACCCTACCAATGCCGGCGCTGTTTTTACAATCGTATGCCCAAAAGAAGCTGCAATTTCATATCCGATAGAACTTGCGCCAAGAATGGGATAACTCAATCCGCCCGATGCCACCACGACAATCTTGGAGGTTAGCACTCTTTTGTCGGTTTTAACACTAAAATAGTCTCCCCTTTTGCTGACTTTTAATACTTTTTCATCCAAAAGTATCGTTTGTTTTTTGCTTTCTTTGTTAAAAATTTCCAAAAGTTCTTTAGCGCTGTTGGGACAAAAGTACTGGCCCTCTTTTTTTACAACAGGATCAATGCCTCGCTGTTTTATCCATGCCAAAAGAGCTTTTTGATCAAATGCCCTGAGACTTTGTTTGATAAAACTGTCTCTTCCTGCATAAAAAGCACTGTCCATCCTCTGGTTGGTGATATTGCATTTCCCCCCGCCGGAGACCAGCATCTTGGCTCCTGCTTTGCCATTAGCCTCTATCAGTAGTGCCGATTGCCTCGGAAGCACGGAAGCGAGCATCAATGCGCTTGCTCCTCCGCCTATAATAATGAGCTCTTTATCCATGATGACATTATAGCCAATTGCATCACATAAACCTGCTCTTTGTCTTTGATTTTCTGTGCTATAATTATAAAAAAGACAGAGAATGAGAAAATGAGGGTTTTAGTTGCTTTTTTGCTTTTTTATTCTTTAGCGTATAGCAATCTCTTTGTGATAACAGACAAAAACGGAAAAATACTTCATAGCAAAAATCTTCAACATACTGAAAATGCTTTTATCAACCAAAAAACAACCGAATACTCTCTTCAGGCTATCTATGACGAACTTCATCGTGCCGAAAATCTTGCCCGAATGGCACAAGCCGCACGAGCAAGAGAAGAACGTATTGCCCATGAAAAAGCAGAAGCCAAAAAAGCAGGCAAAACCTATCATCTCTCTGAGTCCGACAAAAAACAGCTTTTAAAAGATGCCAAATACTACAAGGGAGGGCGCTATATATGGGGAGGTACCACTCCGCAAGGGTTTGACTGCTCAGGATATGTACAGTATCTTTATAAAAAACACCGTATTGATCTTCCCCGGACAGCCTATGCCCAATCTAAAAAAGGCCAACCGATTGATATCAATAGCCTTCAAAAAGGAGATCTTCTTTTCTTTTTAACCGATAAAAAACGCGGCATACCTGTTACGCATGTGGGTATCTATATCGGAGAAGGAAAGTTTATCCATGCCGCCTCCAAAAAAGACGGCATTATTGTCTCTCCCATTACACATGGAACTTACAGAGAAAAATTTGTTGAAGCGCGAAGAGTGGTAACGCAAACTTGATGTTTGGCAAGCCTATCGCAACAAAATCAAACAGGGATTTTTTGTCATAAGAAAATGAAATATTTATTATAAAATCAATACTCCAATGCTATAATAATTCCATACAACCAAGAAGGGAAAATTTTGAATATTAAACCCGATTGCATTACCTGTCTGCTTAACCAGGCATTAAAAGTTTCAAAACTCTTAGATCTGGATGACACTGAAACCAAAAAAGTTCTTAACAAAG
This window contains:
- a CDS encoding UDP-N-acetylmuramoylalanyl-D-glutamyl-2, 6-diaminopimelate--D-alanyl-D-alanine ligase, with translation MILLDIFAYALFIAAMGYYVITNLQWYSYKLERVVLHHTKTWWHFVYFLIPFAIYMLIHYTTSYAFVVVAIYLGALYGWYRGLDKPLVFTGRVKRFFAVLFFVAFFIVLVFHHFGVIIPLLIAYFVSSFIEKMLFSGFKLKAKKKIESMKNLTVVGITASYGKTSIKNYVEHLLKAKYKTYATPRSVNTLGGVLKDINDDLPEDTEVYVVEMGARGEGDIAEISTFVNPHYVVVGKIGPAHIEYFKTLENIRNTKMEILRTNRLKEAWIHESVRVEPQENIHSFGPDITEIEATLEGTSFTLEGVRYTAGILGAFNAMNLAAAVKVAKAFGLSDAQIQQKLSTLKSVDHRLQRIDAGGKIILDDSFNGNIDGMMASFDLASTHKGRKVVITPGLVEADDALNIQVAQKANEVFDVVVVTGDLNYGIFKTCVDADKLVKLSAKSEMEAMLIEQTRPGDLILFANDAPSFI
- a CDS encoding protein disulfide oxidoreductase, whose amino-acid sequence is MGSWNIKKILKEAIIVMSVVFVAGNVISFLRKPSLPSDRLPNMQSRLIDGSILNQDDVLKKPLIVHFWGTWCPTCKLEASNIQAVSKKYRVLSIAVNSGSDEQIKQYMNEKDLNFKVINDNEGKWKAAFNVEVFPTTFIYDSKGKLQFTEVGYTTTAGLLARMMAVK
- a CDS encoding recombination protein RecO; this translates as MKGFVLSLRKVKNEDSVAIILSDKEIKTYYRFFGARHSILQLGNLVDFETEGEGSYFLPRLRNLSQINFPWLFDKNKLLLWHNFIKCFEPHLKETEEIETFYYELLLNAAKKWHKQNPKRIVCESYLALLAHEGRLHDEEICYICEHPIKEHIALMRAFIPAHPECLYSASLPKEKIRTFLKTKKTIHLEDDEVAYLYDIVMKGF
- a CDS encoding AAA family ATPase, whose translation is MTARQSIEILQQKMNEAIIGQERIVERFIIGLLADGNILVEGLPGLAKTKTVRTMAEIIDSKFSRIQFTPDLVPSDIIGVENMYEENGAHKFRFEPGPIFGNIILADEINRAPAKVQSAMLEAMEERQVTVAGKTYKLPKLFIVMATQNPLEEEGTYRLPEAQKDRFLMHVNISYVDMESEFKIIQQAHERKNANKLLEANKEKIPQEMIFAARDEIEKVKMSDDIERYIVELVFATRYPLRYSKQLDIMIDVGVSPRASLALDQCTRVIAWMRGRDYTTVEDVQAVIHDVFRHRLIKSGNSSFDDNSNDDIIDIILKQVPLPA
- a CDS encoding 2-hydroxy-6-oxohepta-2,4-dienoate hydrolase, which produces MASKEIIYKNNSYQLSYELANPSEQDVFLVLHGWGSSKEIMKQAFGQTLKMYKHIYLDMPGFGKSSNNSILTTKDYAQIVKLFLMELRVSPKIIMGHSFGGKVSVLLDSPCLVLLSSSGVLVPKPWNVRIKIALFKLLKPLGIQKLRQIFVSDDAKGMNHEMYETFKNVVNEDFEANFAKTQSKTLLFWGKKDTATPLWTAEKIKSLIPKSSLYPLEGDHFFFLKHGTFIAQTIETQCKETHL
- a CDS encoding alkylphosphonate utilization protein produces the protein MNIDKALMQRSGGKCELCGSQENLMAYEVAPKDEAIVICSTCSASIEDPTQDANHWHCLSDSMWSAEPAVQVMAYRLLAKLGAQDQLDMLYLEPEVQEWAQAGMNEVSSSEPTQDSNGTILAEGDTVTIIKDLPVKGAGFTAKQGTTVKNIHLCDDNTMIEGRVNGTKIFLLSKFLKKA
- a CDS encoding C4-dicarboxylate ABC transporter permease, which codes for MLSLLVAYDAAARYLFSAGSVALQELEWHLFDIIFLLGLSYALKHDKHVRVDIFFERYSVQTKAIVQILSMLLLLIPFSLFFLNDALDMTYQSYIQREVSSDPGGLTHRYLIKSMLIVAFILLLIQAVSEVLKAYHKVENKTFLWLALGVAVFLGTAVYALWFNRVAFLLDPVFLMFALSFVLLMAGFQVAFVFAGSALFFALISDEVSLQTFQMLPYRTYGIMDNATLMAVPLFVFMGLILEKSKMAEGLMFSLGKLFRNLRGGLAISVVIVGAILAASTGIVGASVVMMSLIALPLMLKHGYSPSLAAGTIAASGTLGQLIPPSVVLIVLGDQMHLSVGDLFRAAVVPGMLLIVLYVLYIVIVSWLNKDIAPAIVLDEPYRAVLKTAAREIVSPLLLIGVVLGSIFTGIASATESAAIGVLGAVALSAGKKTFSYALLRYASIETVKLTAMIFMILIGATAFSLVFNELGGGDMALEFFSQDLGSKWMFILIAMAAIFILGFFIDFIEIAFVVVPILVPIVASFGIDPVWFAVLVAMNLQSSFLTPPFGFALFYLKGAAGDKIGTGTIYRGVVPFILLQLLALLIIVIYPDLIYLFGK
- a CDS encoding aminoacetone oxidase family FAD-binding enzyme, with the protein product MMDKELIIIGGGASALMLASVLPRQSALLIEANGKAGAKMLVSGGGKCNITNQRMDSAFYAGRDSFIKQSLRAFDQKALLAWIKQRGIDPVVKKEGQYFCPNSAKELLEIFNKESKKQTILLDEKVLKVSKRGDYFSVKTDKRVLTSKIVVVASGGLSYPILGASSIGYEIAASFGHTIVKTAPALVGFTVQKEQFFFKELSGTSVEVEIKVADQLCRGPLLFAHKGISGPAILDASLYWEKGNITIDFLPGFSWSTVRSSKKQLTSIFPFPKRVAKAFLIQLGIEDKMGSKLSLDELKRLETLSHYSFAPAGTFGYSKAEVTRGGVCTDEVDANTMMSLKSDGLYFIGEVLDVTGRLGGYNFQWAFSSAYNCAKSLKIKR
- a CDS encoding cytidine deaminase translates to MTPEKLIRAARKIVGQFELSHADFSAGKVGAALLSAKGNIYTGINIELACGIGFCAEHSAIAEMLKNRETQIDMIVATNNKSIIPPCGRCRELMFQVNRSNMNTKIYLTGDRYMTLAELLPNPWEPSL